Proteins co-encoded in one Enterobacter sp. R4-368 genomic window:
- a CDS encoding DUF1427 family protein, translated as MSVGLVSFAAGVLIGVMYALLKVRSPAPPAIALVGLLGMLMGEQLVSALITHAAAG; from the coding sequence ATGAGTGTCGGACTTGTCTCTTTCGCCGCAGGCGTGCTGATTGGCGTGATGTACGCCTTGCTGAAGGTGCGATCGCCTGCGCCACCGGCGATTGCGCTGGTCGGGTTGCTTGGCATGTTGATGGGCGAACAGCTCGTCAGCGCACTGATCACACACGCTGCGGCGGGGTGA
- a CDS encoding response regulator: protein MEPLVYVVDDDNAVRRSIVRLLAAEGYRAIDFASAESFLTHPLVSVPSCLILDLNMPVADGFDVASALKDRGRELPIIFLTGYGTIPLTVRAMKAGAREFLTKPVESERLLSAVADALTVAAQDFEQQQENFALKQRHLSLTPREQEVFELAISGLLNKQIAAELGVSEITVKVHRRRVMDKMQARSLADLVHAASHLHIAKSRSR, encoded by the coding sequence ATGGAACCTCTCGTATATGTTGTCGATGATGATAATGCCGTCAGACGATCAATTGTCCGGCTACTGGCAGCAGAAGGTTACCGCGCCATTGATTTCGCCTCTGCGGAATCTTTTCTCACTCACCCGCTGGTTTCCGTACCCTCTTGTTTGATTCTGGATTTGAATATGCCGGTCGCGGACGGTTTCGATGTCGCCAGCGCGTTAAAAGATCGCGGACGCGAATTGCCGATAATCTTTCTGACCGGTTATGGCACCATTCCGCTGACCGTACGGGCAATGAAAGCCGGGGCGCGTGAGTTCTTAACGAAGCCGGTAGAGTCCGAACGCCTGCTGTCGGCGGTCGCGGACGCGCTGACGGTGGCGGCGCAAGATTTCGAGCAACAACAGGAAAATTTTGCCCTCAAGCAGCGCCACTTATCCCTGACGCCGCGTGAGCAGGAAGTTTTTGAGCTGGCGATCAGTGGCTTGCTTAATAAGCAGATTGCGGCGGAATTGGGTGTCAGCGAAATTACCGTAAAAGTCCATCGCCGCCGGGTGATGGATAAAATGCAGGCCCGCTCGCTGGCGGATCTGGTGCATGCCGCAAGTCACCTGCATATCGCCAAATCCCGCAGCCGCTAA
- a CDS encoding amidohydrolase, with protein MDSLVHAELILLNGQFHTVDRENPLADAVAIRDGKFVQVGTEAEVMAYRGERTKVVDLKGHTAIPGLNDSHLHLIRGGLNYNLELRWEGVPSLADALRMLKEQALRTPSPQWVRVVGGWTEFQFAERRMPTLDEINEAAPDTPVFILHLYDRALLNRAALNVVGYTKDTPNPPGGEIQRDSNGNPTGMLIARPNAMILYATLAKGPKLPLEQQVNSTRQFMRELNRLGLTSAIDAGGGFQNYPEDYEVIAELHSKQQMTIRIAYNLFTQRPGHELEDFEKWTDMLTPGQGSDFFRHNGAGEMLVFSAADFEDFLEPRPDLAPGMEEELERVVRHLVEHRWPFRLHATYNESISRMLDVFEKVNRDIPFNGLHWFFDHAETITEANIERVKALGGGIAVQHRMAFQGEYFAERYGSQATKQTPPVAKMLEAGLPVGLGTDATRVASYNPWTALYWLVSGRTVGGMQMYDHSARLDRDTALLLWTQGSAWFSSEQGKKGQIKVGQLADLAILSKDYFRVPEEEIKGIESVLTVVGGEIVYAAGAFGPLAPPAIPVLPDWSPVVKVPGHYRSAPPQAARVGQASGVHHCSGPCGVHIHQHDVARGAAMPVSDENAFWGALGCSCFAF; from the coding sequence ATGGATTCGCTCGTACATGCAGAACTGATATTGCTTAATGGTCAGTTTCATACGGTTGATCGGGAAAACCCGCTCGCCGATGCCGTGGCTATCCGCGACGGAAAATTTGTCCAGGTGGGGACCGAAGCCGAGGTGATGGCTTACCGTGGTGAACGCACAAAAGTGGTGGATCTGAAAGGCCATACGGCGATCCCGGGGCTGAATGACTCGCACCTGCACCTGATCCGCGGCGGGCTTAATTACAACCTGGAGCTGCGCTGGGAAGGTGTGCCGTCGCTGGCGGATGCCCTGCGTATGCTGAAAGAACAGGCGCTGCGCACGCCGTCTCCGCAGTGGGTACGCGTGGTGGGCGGCTGGACAGAGTTCCAGTTCGCCGAACGCCGTATGCCGACGCTGGACGAAATTAACGAGGCCGCGCCGGATACGCCGGTGTTTATCCTGCATCTGTACGATCGCGCCCTGCTCAACCGCGCGGCGCTGAATGTGGTGGGCTACACCAAAGACACGCCTAACCCGCCGGGCGGCGAAATTCAGCGCGACAGCAATGGCAATCCGACCGGGATGCTGATTGCGCGGCCAAACGCGATGATCCTCTACGCCACGCTGGCGAAAGGGCCAAAACTGCCGCTGGAGCAGCAGGTCAACTCCACGCGCCAGTTTATGCGTGAGCTGAATCGTCTGGGGCTGACCAGCGCTATTGACGCGGGCGGTGGTTTCCAGAACTACCCGGAAGATTACGAAGTGATCGCCGAACTGCACAGCAAACAGCAGATGACCATTCGCATCGCCTATAACCTGTTTACCCAGCGTCCGGGGCATGAGCTGGAAGATTTCGAAAAATGGACCGATATGTTAACGCCGGGCCAGGGCAGCGACTTTTTCCGCCACAACGGTGCCGGTGAAATGCTGGTCTTTTCCGCCGCCGATTTTGAAGATTTCCTTGAGCCGCGCCCGGATCTGGCGCCCGGTATGGAAGAGGAACTGGAGCGCGTGGTGCGCCATCTGGTTGAGCACCGCTGGCCGTTCCGCCTGCACGCCACCTATAACGAATCGATCAGCCGCATGCTGGATGTATTCGAAAAAGTGAACCGCGACATTCCGTTTAACGGTCTGCACTGGTTCTTTGACCATGCGGAAACCATCACCGAAGCCAATATTGAGCGGGTAAAAGCGCTCGGCGGCGGGATTGCGGTTCAGCATCGCATGGCCTTCCAGGGCGAATATTTCGCCGAACGCTACGGTTCGCAGGCCACCAAACAGACGCCGCCGGTGGCGAAAATGCTGGAAGCCGGGTTGCCGGTTGGTCTGGGCACCGACGCCACGCGCGTTGCCAGCTACAACCCGTGGACGGCACTCTACTGGCTGGTTTCCGGGCGCACGGTTGGCGGCATGCAAATGTACGACCACAGCGCGCGTCTCGATCGCGATACCGCCCTGCTGCTCTGGACGCAAGGCAGCGCCTGGTTCTCCAGCGAACAGGGGAAAAAAGGCCAGATTAAAGTCGGTCAACTGGCCGATCTCGCTATCCTCAGCAAGGACTACTTCCGCGTACCTGAGGAGGAGATCAAAGGGATTGAATCGGTGCTGACGGTGGTCGGCGGTGAGATTGTTTATGCCGCTGGCGCGTTTGGTCCGCTGGCACCGCCGGCGATCCCGGTACTGCCAGACTGGTCGCCGGTGGTGAAGGTCCCTGGTCATTATCGCAGTGCGCCGCCGCAGGCCGCTCGCGTAGGTCAGGCGTCGGGCGTACACCACTGCTCTGGTCCGTGTGGCGTACATATCCATCAACACGATGTTGCACGCGGTGCCGCCATGCCGGTTTCCGATGAGAACGCCTTCTGGGGCGCGCTCGGTTGCAGCTGCTTTGCGTTCTGA
- a CDS encoding AAA family ATPase — MTGNAKSPPWPPMLAENQPFTLQDDAIYTPLAQEGGIVWMNAHYPWASDAFILATAVSDDAEPRASQLLNNELALRQQLDSRWAVKPVASTQYHGRVALVYPTFAFKPLTRMITQPMACIASWLELTLRICTPLRQMHQSNLIHGDIKPGNIFLTDEGCRLGGFGLTTSTVGEPAQNWLPLSGGTLAYMSPEHTTRTHHAVDNRSDLYSLGIVFYELLTGTLPFDLSEGGQAEWVLHHIASEPSPPHSLRDGVPEMLSTIVLKLLAKSPEKRYQTVDGLMADLRRCQATLTPDGEIAAFTPGLQDRSPALHFANTLYRAHPQAKSLADALDAVVQSGTQTLVTISGPVGMGKSSLMASSLKAFQSRPSLIALGKVEQNSSILPLGVLTAAFRSLALHLLGLPAEEVARWKTRLSSALTGYEALAVSLAPELGLLINSKPVLFVDTLSLDSRARFNHMVLRLVNVFATPGCPLIILIDNLHWIDDASLHLLEYLLQHSHALPLLMVVSHRDVASLDDPAFATALARLRSAASRVIECVPQPRSAKAISRWLATVFQTRPASTLELAKLIHEKTGGNPLFVHEFFKRITEDGLVSHNSYQGKWQYDLAAISTRYHRENVPDLLLQQLAQMPPETRILLGSMACLGSAGDITLISRVLNLSASEVHYRLHPALTVQLVTLNAAAYTFTHERIHEAACALLEPAYCRQLHLATATLLAQTAAEAPGNELLFRAIHHINAAADDILPPQRQHFSELSLLAARRAKHTGDYTSALSYLHLAQWLRTGTGHDFALSLEETACEFLLGNLSTARGLCERLLASPGGLTEKAQAATLLAEVHIRQSGYQLALETTLCWLTVFGIHLSRYPDDAACDHAWQEMHARVGDNPAHLFTALPRMNHQETDALMNLLASASLYASFNCPRLHFLLLCQMLQLTLERGLTGASTSALAWFGVLLGERYEEYELGYRYSVLAQELVTRHGLHEFAAKALVPLGRSCVWTQPLSRSVECANACFTAAVAHGDLTIACFAAFRQVINAMSRGDHLDTVLGHIDRGLAFIRETQYSDMDHLLLLQRHFVEYLRQPDSMLSGKAILPRSLLPPTPPATMLFWFWLYRGMAHFFTGACSRAESCLKEAGKHAWSAPGHISLLDYHLYSALALSMQLTPETFSAEHRLRLNQHYNKIARWARVNPGTFSDKEALVYAEIVRLDGMNSIALEQYEKAITLSREAGFNPSNALAHELAGRFALSCGYQTAADAYFRGAMAAWGRVGAQAKVRHLQQEHPHLFTPVESTPYDTISFAQNDEIRDLQSIIKASRALSEEINLERLIQILMTMLLERAGAQRGLLIRVLDDNIPEIEASAHTSKEGVLVRVIKEMPLATDMPLSVLAAVIRTGQEIRTGRPEEYSPFSQDPYLVSSGAAVMCVPMFKQARLVGVLYLENRLMPEMFTAGQSRVVNLLGAHAAVSLETARLYAKLVEENMQRRRVEKELRASQTSLMLGEQISHTGTWRWELEQDLMHMSDEYARILGLDEKRKLISMAEFLTFVHPDDHPHISALVTRSVAQGLTMQAEFRIIRTDGECRYILGIGDPVSSGDEVHEYFGTITDITAQRQSEDAARVAQAELARVSRATTVGQLTSSIAHEINQPLMSIVSNAGASLRWLNRSPIPVDNVRVGLEEIISEGQRAGEVIRSLQSLTRRQEPVFERIDLHFLLRHIMTLSRSELARRQIAVEYALDAHNSFIYGDSVQIQQVLLNLVMNAVEAMADIDSRPRVLTLSTLTQNPQEVICQIADTGSGMSAEVQGRLFESFYTTKAQGMGMGLTISYAIIERHKGKLTAKSRLPFGSVFAFTLPVSAD; from the coding sequence ATGACCGGAAACGCAAAATCTCCCCCCTGGCCGCCGATGCTGGCCGAAAACCAACCGTTTACGCTGCAGGATGATGCTATCTACACGCCGCTGGCGCAGGAGGGCGGCATTGTCTGGATGAATGCCCACTACCCGTGGGCGAGTGATGCGTTTATTCTCGCCACGGCGGTAAGCGACGATGCCGAGCCGCGCGCCAGCCAGTTGCTGAACAACGAATTAGCGCTGCGCCAGCAGCTAGATAGCCGTTGGGCGGTAAAACCGGTGGCCAGCACGCAGTATCACGGCCGCGTTGCGCTGGTTTACCCTACATTTGCCTTTAAACCGCTCACCCGCATGATCACCCAGCCGATGGCGTGTATCGCCAGCTGGCTTGAACTGACCCTGCGCATCTGCACGCCGCTGCGCCAGATGCACCAGAGCAACCTGATCCATGGCGATATTAAACCCGGCAATATTTTTCTCACCGATGAAGGCTGCCGGTTGGGCGGGTTTGGACTGACGACCAGTACCGTCGGGGAACCGGCGCAGAACTGGCTGCCGCTCTCCGGCGGTACGCTGGCCTATATGTCACCGGAGCACACCACGCGCACCCACCACGCCGTGGACAACCGCAGCGATCTCTACAGTCTGGGGATTGTCTTTTATGAGCTGTTGACCGGCACATTGCCGTTCGATCTCAGCGAAGGCGGGCAGGCGGAATGGGTGTTGCACCACATCGCCTCTGAACCTTCGCCGCCGCATAGCCTGCGCGACGGGGTGCCGGAGATGCTCTCCACCATTGTGCTGAAGCTGCTGGCAAAGTCGCCGGAAAAACGTTACCAGACGGTCGATGGGTTGATGGCGGATTTGCGCCGCTGCCAGGCGACATTAACGCCCGATGGCGAGATAGCCGCCTTTACGCCAGGTCTGCAGGATCGCTCACCGGCGCTGCATTTTGCTAACACATTGTATCGCGCCCATCCGCAGGCCAAATCGCTGGCAGACGCGCTGGACGCGGTTGTGCAAAGCGGTACGCAAACGCTGGTCACCATCAGCGGTCCTGTCGGGATGGGGAAATCGTCGCTGATGGCCTCGTCGTTAAAGGCCTTTCAGAGTCGCCCGTCGCTTATCGCGCTCGGGAAGGTGGAACAAAACTCGTCGATTCTGCCGCTGGGTGTGCTGACGGCCGCTTTCCGCTCGCTGGCGCTGCATTTACTGGGGTTACCCGCTGAGGAAGTGGCGCGCTGGAAGACGCGGCTCAGCAGTGCGCTCACCGGTTATGAAGCGCTGGCGGTGAGCCTCGCGCCGGAGCTGGGTCTGCTGATTAACAGTAAACCCGTGCTGTTTGTCGACACTTTGTCACTCGATTCACGCGCGCGCTTCAACCACATGGTGCTGCGGCTGGTGAATGTCTTTGCCACTCCGGGTTGCCCGCTGATTATCCTTATCGATAACCTGCACTGGATCGATGACGCCAGCCTGCATTTACTGGAATACCTGTTACAGCACAGCCATGCCTTGCCGCTGCTGATGGTGGTTTCACACCGCGACGTAGCCTCGTTAGACGATCCGGCTTTTGCCACCGCGCTGGCCCGCTTGCGTAGCGCCGCCAGCCGGGTAATTGAGTGTGTGCCGCAACCGCGTTCGGCGAAAGCAATCTCGCGCTGGCTGGCGACCGTTTTTCAGACGCGCCCGGCATCCACCCTTGAGCTGGCAAAACTGATCCATGAAAAAACCGGCGGCAATCCGCTGTTCGTCCATGAGTTCTTTAAGCGCATTACCGAAGACGGTCTGGTGAGCCATAACAGTTACCAGGGCAAATGGCAGTATGACCTGGCGGCGATTAGCACCCGCTACCACCGCGAAAACGTCCCCGATTTGCTGCTCCAGCAGCTGGCGCAAATGCCGCCTGAAACGCGCATCCTGCTCGGGAGCATGGCCTGTCTTGGCAGCGCGGGGGATATCACGTTAATAAGCCGTGTGCTGAACCTTTCTGCCAGCGAGGTGCATTACCGTCTGCATCCTGCGCTTACGGTACAACTGGTCACGCTTAACGCCGCCGCGTACACCTTTACCCATGAGCGCATTCACGAAGCGGCCTGCGCGCTGCTGGAACCTGCATATTGCCGCCAGTTGCATCTGGCCACGGCCACGCTTCTGGCGCAAACGGCAGCCGAAGCCCCGGGCAATGAGCTGCTGTTTCGCGCAATTCACCACATTAATGCCGCGGCCGACGACATTTTGCCGCCGCAACGCCAGCACTTCAGTGAACTTAGCCTGCTTGCCGCCAGACGGGCAAAACATACCGGCGACTACACGTCGGCCCTGAGCTATTTACATCTCGCGCAGTGGCTTCGCACCGGGACAGGGCATGACTTTGCGCTGTCGCTGGAGGAGACCGCCTGTGAGTTTTTGCTCGGTAACCTGTCAACCGCGCGCGGACTGTGCGAACGGTTACTGGCCTCGCCTGGCGGGCTCACGGAAAAAGCGCAGGCCGCGACATTGCTGGCAGAAGTGCATATTCGCCAGTCCGGTTATCAGCTGGCGCTGGAAACAACGCTCTGTTGGTTGACCGTGTTTGGCATTCACCTCAGCCGTTATCCTGACGATGCAGCCTGTGATCACGCGTGGCAGGAGATGCATGCGCGTGTTGGAGATAATCCCGCGCATCTGTTTACTGCGCTGCCGCGCATGAATCATCAGGAAACCGACGCGCTGATGAACCTGCTGGCGAGCGCCAGTTTGTATGCCAGCTTTAATTGCCCGCGCCTGCATTTCCTGTTGCTGTGCCAAATGCTACAACTGACGCTCGAACGTGGGCTGACCGGCGCATCCACCTCGGCACTGGCCTGGTTTGGTGTACTGCTCGGTGAACGCTATGAAGAGTATGAACTGGGCTACCGTTACAGCGTTCTGGCGCAGGAGCTGGTGACGCGCCACGGTTTACATGAATTTGCCGCGAAAGCCCTGGTGCCGCTCGGGCGTAGCTGTGTCTGGACACAACCGCTATCACGAAGCGTGGAATGCGCTAACGCCTGCTTTACCGCGGCCGTTGCGCATGGCGATCTGACCATTGCCTGTTTTGCCGCTTTTCGCCAGGTGATCAACGCCATGAGTCGCGGCGATCACCTCGACACGGTATTAGGCCATATCGATCGCGGTCTGGCTTTTATTCGTGAAACCCAGTATTCGGACATGGATCACCTGCTGCTGTTACAACGTCACTTTGTCGAGTATCTGCGACAGCCGGATAGCATGTTAAGCGGCAAAGCGATCCTCCCCCGATCGCTGCTGCCCCCGACGCCGCCTGCCACCATGCTGTTCTGGTTCTGGCTCTATCGCGGAATGGCGCACTTTTTCACCGGGGCCTGTTCCCGCGCGGAATCGTGTCTGAAAGAGGCGGGGAAACATGCCTGGTCCGCACCGGGGCATATCAGTCTGCTGGATTATCACCTTTACAGCGCACTTGCGCTGTCGATGCAGTTAACGCCAGAGACGTTTTCCGCTGAGCACCGCCTGCGGCTGAACCAGCACTACAATAAAATCGCCCGCTGGGCGCGCGTCAATCCGGGAACCTTCAGCGATAAAGAAGCGCTGGTTTACGCAGAAATCGTACGCCTAGACGGCATGAACAGCATCGCGCTCGAACAGTATGAGAAGGCGATTACGCTGTCCCGCGAAGCCGGTTTTAACCCCAGCAATGCGCTGGCGCATGAACTGGCGGGGCGTTTTGCGCTCTCCTGTGGATACCAGACCGCAGCCGACGCGTATTTTCGCGGCGCGATGGCCGCCTGGGGACGCGTCGGGGCGCAGGCCAAAGTCCGCCATTTGCAGCAGGAGCATCCCCATCTTTTCACGCCCGTGGAAAGTACCCCCTATGACACCATCTCCTTTGCGCAGAACGATGAAATCCGCGATCTGCAAAGTATCATCAAAGCCTCCCGCGCCTTATCAGAGGAGATCAACCTCGAACGGTTGATTCAGATCCTGATGACCATGTTGCTGGAGCGTGCCGGTGCGCAGCGCGGCTTACTGATTCGCGTACTTGATGACAACATTCCGGAAATCGAAGCCAGCGCACACACCAGTAAAGAGGGCGTACTGGTGCGGGTGATCAAAGAGATGCCGCTGGCGACAGATATGCCGTTATCGGTGCTGGCGGCCGTGATCCGCACCGGACAAGAGATCCGCACCGGCCGGCCGGAAGAGTACAGCCCGTTTAGCCAGGATCCGTATCTTGTCTCTTCCGGGGCGGCGGTAATGTGTGTGCCAATGTTCAAACAGGCGCGGCTGGTGGGAGTGTTATATCTGGAAAACCGCCTGATGCCGGAGATGTTTACCGCAGGCCAGTCTCGCGTCGTGAACCTGCTTGGCGCACATGCTGCGGTGTCGCTGGAGACCGCGCGGCTGTATGCCAAGCTGGTGGAAGAGAACATGCAGCGTCGGCGCGTCGAAAAGGAGCTGCGCGCCAGCCAGACCTCGCTGATGCTGGGCGAACAAATCAGCCACACCGGAACCTGGCGCTGGGAGCTGGAACAGGATTTGATGCATATGTCGGATGAGTATGCGCGCATCCTCGGGCTGGACGAGAAGCGCAAACTGATCTCCATGGCCGAGTTTTTAACCTTTGTTCACCCGGACGATCATCCGCATATCAGCGCGCTGGTCACCCGCAGTGTCGCGCAGGGGCTCACCATGCAGGCGGAGTTTCGCATTATCCGCACCGATGGCGAGTGCCGGTATATCCTCGGCATCGGCGATCCGGTCTCTTCCGGTGATGAGGTGCATGAATATTTTGGCACCATTACCGATATTACCGCCCAGCGGCAGAGCGAAGATGCCGCGCGCGTCGCTCAGGCCGAGCTGGCGCGGGTGTCGCGCGCCACCACCGTCGGGCAGTTAACCTCATCGATTGCCCATGAAATTAACCAGCCGCTAATGTCGATTGTCTCTAACGCCGGTGCCAGCCTGCGCTGGCTTAATCGCTCACCGATCCCGGTCGATAATGTGCGCGTTGGTCTGGAGGAGATTATCAGCGAAGGGCAGCGCGCCGGAGAGGTGATCCGTAGCCTGCAATCGCTGACGCGCAGGCAGGAGCCGGTGTTCGAGCGTATCGATCTGCATTTCTTACTGCGCCATATCATGACGCTTTCCCGCAGCGAGCTGGCGCGGCGGCAGATCGCTGTTGAGTATGCCCTTGATGCGCATAACAGCTTTATTTATGGCGATAGCGTACAGATCCAGCAGGTGCTGCTTAACCTGGTGATGAATGCCGTTGAAGCAATGGCGGATATCGACTCGCGCCCGCGCGTGTTAACGCTTTCAACGCTGACACAGAACCCGCAAGAGGTGATTTGCCAGATTGCGGATACCGGAAGCGGGATGAGTGCAGAAGTGCAGGGGCGGCTGTTTGAGTCGTTCTATACCACCAAAGCGCAGGGCATGGGCATGGGATTGACCATCAGTTATGCCATTATTGAGCGGCATAAAGGCAAGCTAACGGCGAAGTCGAGGCTACCATTCGGCAGCGTGTTTGCCTTTACCTTGCCGGTGTCCGCGGATTAG
- a CDS encoding DUF1427 family protein, producing MKSWILSLLVGLLAGGIYALLGTCSPAPPVIALLGLFGMLVGEQLVPITRRLLARQPLTMAWFRHECVPKISGTPQPEPPDAPPRRD from the coding sequence ATGAAATCCTGGATCCTTTCCCTCCTGGTCGGTCTTCTGGCCGGGGGGATTTATGCTTTACTGGGGACGTGTTCCCCCGCACCGCCGGTGATTGCCTTACTGGGGTTATTCGGCATGCTGGTGGGAGAGCAACTGGTTCCGATTACCCGTCGGTTACTTGCCCGGCAACCGTTAACCATGGCATGGTTTCGCCATGAGTGTGTGCCAAAGATTAGCGGTACGCCGCAACCTGAACCGCCGGACGCACCGCCGCGCCGGGATTAA
- a CDS encoding hydrolase yields the protein MTTAKLEVLTPANCQLIFIDHQPQMAFGVQSIDRQVLKNNTVALAKAAKVFNIPTIFTTVETESFSGNTYPELLDVFPEKDILERTSMNSWDDQKVRDALAANGKRKVVVSGLWTEVCNNTFALCAMLEGDYEIYMVADASGGTSKEAHDYAMQRMIQAGVIPVTWQQVMLEWQRDWAHRETYDAVMNIVKEHSGAYGMGVDYAYTMVHKAPSRAKAGHRTLAPVPAK from the coding sequence ATGACTACCGCGAAACTTGAAGTTCTGACCCCGGCAAACTGTCAGTTAATCTTTATCGATCACCAGCCGCAGATGGCGTTTGGCGTGCAGTCTATTGACCGCCAGGTGCTGAAAAACAACACCGTCGCGCTGGCGAAAGCCGCCAAAGTGTTCAATATTCCGACCATCTTCACTACCGTCGAGACCGAAAGTTTCTCCGGCAACACCTATCCTGAACTGCTGGATGTGTTCCCGGAGAAAGATATTCTGGAACGTACCTCAATGAACTCCTGGGATGACCAGAAAGTGCGTGATGCGCTGGCGGCCAACGGCAAACGTAAAGTGGTGGTGTCCGGCTTGTGGACCGAAGTGTGCAACAACACTTTCGCCCTGTGCGCCATGCTGGAAGGCGACTACGAAATCTATATGGTGGCAGATGCCTCCGGCGGCACCTCGAAAGAGGCGCATGATTACGCCATGCAGCGCATGATCCAGGCAGGCGTGATCCCAGTGACCTGGCAGCAAGTGATGCTGGAGTGGCAGCGTGACTGGGCGCACCGCGAAACGTACGACGCGGTCATGAATATTGTGAAAGAGCATTCCGGCGCATACGGCATGGGCGTCGATTATGCCTACACCATGGTGCACAAAGCGCCTTCACGCGCGAAAGCGGGTCATCGCACGCTGGCACCGGTTCCGGCGAAATAA
- a CDS encoding GNAT family N-acetyltransferase, with product MAIRRAQPEEAEVIWHIRNQAIRHGCKGVYEDKVIAAWTPDKMPESQRTMIANNPFYVATTANDQPVATGFLDLANASVEAIFTLPEWEGKGLATQIIAAIKQEAAQRGLLHITLASTPNACGFYQKQGFVIVRESIYPSALARAELRCIEMEYNFPVNK from the coding sequence ATGGCGATCAGACGGGCACAGCCTGAAGAAGCAGAAGTTATTTGGCACATCCGTAACCAGGCTATCCGCCACGGTTGCAAAGGCGTTTATGAGGACAAGGTTATCGCCGCCTGGACTCCGGATAAAATGCCGGAAAGCCAGCGTACGATGATTGCCAATAACCCTTTTTATGTGGCAACCACGGCAAATGACCAGCCGGTCGCCACGGGTTTTCTCGATCTCGCCAACGCCAGCGTGGAGGCCATTTTCACGTTGCCGGAGTGGGAAGGAAAGGGGCTGGCGACGCAGATAATTGCAGCCATTAAACAGGAAGCGGCGCAGCGCGGTTTGCTGCACATCACGCTGGCATCAACGCCCAACGCCTGTGGTTTCTATCAAAAGCAGGGGTTTGTCATAGTGCGGGAAAGTATTTATCCCTCTGCGCTGGCGCGTGCGGAATTACGCTGTATTGAAATGGAATATAATTTCCCTGTTAATAAATAA
- a CDS encoding NUDIX hydrolase, with protein sequence MSAIKTLATTEVYRNKWMRLREDKILRADGNEGIYSVVEKADFVVIIAREGDSLYVVEQFRYPLGKHTIELPQGAWECAPHADPLHVAAGELREETGLVAGKIRHVGYQKLAQGYSSQGYHIFLAEALVHQQQELDPEEFGLTTRKITLKEFETLMCEGKISDATSVTAYLLAKLKGMLQ encoded by the coding sequence ATGTCGGCGATTAAAACACTTGCCACAACCGAAGTGTACCGCAACAAATGGATGCGTCTGCGCGAAGACAAAATCCTGCGGGCAGATGGGAACGAAGGTATTTACTCCGTTGTTGAGAAAGCTGATTTTGTCGTGATTATCGCCCGCGAAGGTGACAGCCTGTATGTGGTTGAGCAGTTCCGCTATCCGCTGGGTAAGCACACTATTGAACTGCCGCAAGGCGCCTGGGAATGCGCGCCGCATGCGGATCCGCTGCATGTGGCGGCCGGTGAACTGCGCGAGGAAACCGGGCTGGTGGCAGGAAAGATACGTCATGTCGGGTATCAGAAGCTGGCGCAAGGCTACTCCAGCCAGGGTTACCATATTTTTCTTGCTGAAGCGTTGGTGCATCAGCAGCAGGAACTGGATCCTGAAGAGTTTGGTCTGACGACGCGCAAAATTACCCTGAAAGAATTTGAGACGTTGATGTGTGAAGGAAAGATCAGCGATGCAACGTCCGTCACCGCGTATTTGCTGGCAAAGCTCAAAGGCATGCTGCAATAG
- a CDS encoding response regulator gives MTHTLRIAIVDDEPSVRSGLSNLLQSAGYATLTFASAEAFLNDGSAQRQTALVIADIKLKGMSGAALYEKLQCSPCPPPLIFISGHDDETWQRFAGQPGAVAFLHKPIDIDMLLDHISRTLAGGEETP, from the coding sequence ATGACGCACACCCTGCGTATTGCCATTGTTGATGATGAACCGTCCGTGCGTAGCGGGTTAAGCAATTTGCTGCAATCGGCGGGGTACGCCACGCTGACCTTCGCGTCCGCCGAGGCCTTCCTCAACGATGGTAGCGCGCAGCGGCAAACCGCACTGGTGATTGCCGATATTAAACTTAAAGGCATGAGCGGGGCGGCGCTGTACGAGAAACTGCAATGTAGCCCGTGCCCGCCGCCGCTGATATTTATTTCCGGTCACGACGATGAAACCTGGCAACGGTTCGCGGGGCAACCCGGTGCCGTTGCTTTTTTGCATAAACCGATCGATATCGACATGCTGCTTGATCATATTTCGCGCACGCTGGCGGGAGGTGAAGAGACACCATGA